A genome region from Sphingobacteriaceae bacterium GW460-11-11-14-LB5 includes the following:
- a CDS encoding ABC transporter substrate-binding protein, with amino-acid sequence MHNQIDTFRIAVRKFAPFESAMQKFWDQYCAFSGCKLKLEMVVMDLHELYDSTITRKGLANGDFDIAHISTDWVLEGYTDQDFEVLNPYINKNKPDDFPRGWSKSLLSLQRFGWEIVGLPFHDGPECFIYRRDLFENETEKANYLAQYGKALEVPKTWEDFHQIARFFNRPQNKLYGSIFACYPDGHNTVFDFCLQLWTRGGKLVDKHGHIQINTQAAIDGLNFYRAMVNDKTAVHPKSSEFESVGAGIAFSQGEAAMMINWFGFAAMCEVDDNSKVKGKIDVERLPSAPDKESASLNVYWLYTIASGSKNKDIAYDFLRFALAKEQDKQLTLAGGIGCRISTWKDEEINKIIPYYHKLEALHEVANMLPQKTNWAAIAAIIDQMVLQAINTDQSTEELIQLAQNQINEIDK; translated from the coding sequence ATGCATAACCAGATAGATACTTTCAGAATAGCCGTTCGTAAATTTGCGCCCTTCGAATCTGCCATGCAGAAATTCTGGGATCAATATTGTGCTTTTTCGGGTTGTAAGCTGAAATTGGAAATGGTGGTGATGGATCTGCACGAGCTTTACGATAGTACCATTACCAGAAAAGGTTTGGCCAATGGCGACTTTGATATCGCCCATATCAGTACCGATTGGGTTTTGGAGGGCTACACTGATCAGGATTTTGAAGTTTTAAATCCATACATCAATAAAAATAAACCAGATGATTTTCCGAGGGGCTGGAGCAAGTCGCTGCTCAGTTTACAGCGTTTTGGCTGGGAAATAGTGGGACTGCCTTTTCATGACGGACCTGAATGTTTTATTTACCGAAGGGATCTGTTTGAAAATGAAACTGAAAAAGCCAATTATTTAGCACAATACGGAAAAGCCCTGGAAGTACCCAAAACCTGGGAAGATTTTCATCAGATTGCCAGATTTTTCAATCGCCCGCAGAATAAGCTTTACGGAAGTATCTTCGCATGTTACCCCGACGGCCACAATACCGTTTTCGATTTTTGCCTGCAGCTATGGACCAGGGGCGGAAAATTGGTTGATAAACACGGCCATATCCAGATCAATACACAAGCGGCCATTGATGGGCTTAATTTCTATCGTGCCATGGTTAATGATAAAACCGCTGTTCATCCGAAATCGTCAGAATTTGAATCTGTTGGTGCCGGAATAGCCTTCTCACAAGGTGAAGCAGCAATGATGATCAACTGGTTTGGTTTTGCAGCCATGTGCGAAGTGGATGACAATTCAAAGGTGAAAGGCAAAATCGATGTAGAACGTTTACCATCTGCTCCTGACAAAGAATCTGCTTCATTAAACGTTTACTGGCTTTACACCATTGCAAGTGGCAGTAAAAACAAAGATATCGCCTACGATTTTCTTCGTTTTGCTTTAGCAAAAGAACAGGATAAACAACTCACTTTAGCGGGCGGAATTGGTTGCCGGATTTCGACCTGGAAAGATGAAGAAATTAATAAAATAATCCCATACTACCATAAACTGGAAGCTTTACATGAAGTAGCCAATATGCTGCCTCAGAAAACAAACTGGGCTGCAATAGCGGCAATAATCGATCAGATGGTTTTGCAGGCGATTAATACAGATCAATCTACTGAAGAATTGATCCAGCTTGCGCAGAATCAGATTAATGAAATTGACAAATGA
- a CDS encoding oxidoreductase: MSIEIKYKPDLPETKQPIIIIGAGGIVGDAHLPAYKIAGFEVHGIVNRTKERAQKLADTFGILNVYNSVAEAVKLAPANAVYDLTIMPEQYIETLKQLPDGSAVLIQKPMGDDFTQAKEILELCRAKNLKAAINFQLRFAPFVSAAKYLIDKGLIGELYDMEVRVTVKTPWEIFPHVIIHPRLEIQYHSIHYVDLIRSFLGNPESILAKTLKHPAKNLSSSRSTILFDYGDTMHAVINTNHDHDFGPNHQESYIKWEGTKGAIVAKIGLLMDYPHGVPDVFEYCIVEDGKQAAWQTVKLEGSWFPEAFIGTMANLMRYNEGSAAILHTSVEDVIQTMAVVESAYQSSDIGGVKVKEQLNK; encoded by the coding sequence ATGAGTATTGAGATCAAATATAAGCCAGACCTACCCGAAACAAAGCAACCTATCATCATTATTGGTGCAGGGGGCATTGTAGGCGATGCACATCTTCCTGCCTATAAAATTGCAGGTTTTGAAGTGCATGGCATTGTAAACAGAACTAAAGAAAGGGCACAGAAATTAGCAGATACCTTTGGTATTCTAAACGTGTATAATTCAGTTGCAGAGGCGGTAAAACTGGCTCCTGCAAATGCCGTTTACGATTTAACCATCATGCCTGAGCAGTACATCGAAACATTAAAGCAGTTGCCTGATGGAAGTGCGGTGTTAATCCAAAAACCAATGGGTGATGATTTTACTCAGGCAAAGGAAATTCTCGAATTATGCCGCGCGAAAAACTTAAAAGCAGCTATAAACTTTCAATTGCGTTTTGCTCCGTTTGTAAGCGCAGCAAAATACCTGATCGATAAAGGATTAATTGGCGAATTATACGATATGGAAGTTCGTGTAACCGTTAAAACACCCTGGGAAATTTTCCCCCATGTGATTATTCACCCGCGGTTAGAAATCCAGTACCATAGCATTCATTATGTAGATTTAATCCGTTCGTTTTTAGGTAATCCGGAAAGTATCCTGGCGAAGACATTAAAACATCCGGCAAAGAATTTATCCTCATCACGTTCTACCATTTTATTCGATTACGGCGATACCATGCATGCGGTAATCAACACCAACCACGACCATGATTTCGGTCCAAATCACCAGGAAAGTTATATTAAATGGGAGGGAACAAAGGGCGCCATTGTAGCTAAAATTGGCTTATTGATGGATTATCCGCATGGTGTCCCCGATGTGTTTGAATATTGCATTGTAGAGGACGGAAAACAAGCAGCATGGCAAACCGTAAAGCTGGAAGGCTCCTGGTTTCCAGAAGCTTTTATCGGTACAATGGCCAATTTGATGCGGTATAATGAAGGATCGGCAGCTATTTTACACACCAGTGTTGAAGATGTCATCCAAACCATGGCCGTTGTAGAAAGTGCTTATCAATCGAGTGATATTGGAGGAGTAAAGGTTAAGGAACAATTAAATAAATAG
- a CDS encoding dehydratase — translation MYFKSTFFEDYQLQDKRVTLGRTITETDFVVHAGHTGDFFPHHMDAEWCATQPFKQRIAHGTMIFSIGIGLTASEINPEAMSKGYDKLRFVKPVFIGDTIHSEITISEKGDSKRPAYGTVTEHVEIINQHGEVVLVCDHLLVVKKKIH, via the coding sequence ATGTATTTCAAATCAACATTTTTTGAAGATTATCAATTACAGGATAAACGCGTAACCTTAGGCCGCACCATAACGGAAACCGATTTCGTCGTTCATGCAGGTCATACCGGTGATTTCTTTCCGCACCATATGGATGCAGAATGGTGTGCCACACAACCGTTTAAACAAAGAATCGCTCACGGAACAATGATTTTTAGCATTGGGATCGGTTTAACCGCATCTGAAATTAATCCGGAAGCTATGAGTAAAGGATATGATAAACTGCGTTTTGTTAAACCTGTTTTCATTGGCGATACCATTCATTCTGAAATCACAATCTCTGAAAAGGGGGATAGTAAAAGACCAGCATATGGCACTGTAACCGAACACGTAGAAATCATTAACCAGCACGGAGAAGTGGTATTGGTATGCGACCATCTTTTGGTAGTGAAGAAGAAAATTCATTAG
- a CDS encoding L-fucose:H+ symporter permease, with protein sequence MTNEPLNTQPEMITEGDSSSGKKYLLPFILVISLFFLWGMAHNLDSILIPHLKKACNLNNRQSTLIDTSVFFAYFLMAIPAGMILKKWGYKATMISGLLAFAFGAFLFVPAANNLSYITFLIALFIIGCGLTMLETSANPYAAVLGDPAKATSRLNLAASFNGLAAMVAPMIGGLFILSGKSHTKEELAAMTDAGRNSYFLEEAASVKTPYITLGIVLLVIAAIFYFIHLPEIKTKSIDGEAKGSFFGALRHKHLKWAVVAQFFYVGAQVCVTSFFIRMAQQGGGFDEKTAASYLAIYGLLFTVGRFAGTAILQFVSSHKLLAIYAVISILLCLVAILGKGSYVVYALGAIGFFMSIMFPTIFALGIDGIGDDTKPGSSWLIMSIVGGAILPFGMGSLIDMYGDNIQIGYSIPLVCFLVILYFGLRGYKIAHK encoded by the coding sequence ATGACTAACGAACCACTAAACACACAGCCAGAAATGATAACTGAGGGCGATTCGTCATCAGGGAAAAAATATTTATTGCCATTTATACTCGTGATCAGTTTGTTTTTCCTTTGGGGAATGGCACATAACCTCGATTCGATCCTGATTCCACATTTAAAAAAAGCCTGTAATTTAAATAACAGACAATCGACTTTGATCGACACCTCTGTTTTCTTCGCTTATTTTTTAATGGCTATTCCTGCCGGAATGATTTTGAAAAAGTGGGGATATAAAGCAACCATGATTTCAGGTTTACTGGCCTTTGCTTTCGGTGCATTTTTATTTGTTCCAGCTGCCAATAATCTGTCGTATATCACATTTTTGATTGCACTTTTCATCATTGGTTGTGGTTTAACCATGCTCGAAACTTCCGCAAACCCTTATGCTGCTGTTTTGGGCGATCCTGCAAAAGCGACAAGCAGATTAAATCTCGCAGCATCTTTCAACGGATTGGCTGCAATGGTAGCACCAATGATTGGCGGATTATTTATTCTATCAGGTAAATCGCATACCAAAGAAGAATTGGCAGCCATGACAGACGCAGGTAGAAACAGTTATTTCTTAGAAGAAGCGGCATCAGTTAAAACGCCATACATTACCCTAGGGATTGTTTTATTGGTAATAGCTGCTATATTTTACTTTATCCACCTTCCGGAAATTAAAACAAAAAGTATAGATGGTGAAGCTAAAGGCAGTTTTTTTGGTGCATTACGCCATAAACACCTAAAATGGGCAGTTGTTGCTCAGTTTTTCTATGTTGGTGCGCAGGTTTGCGTGACTAGCTTTTTCATCAGAATGGCTCAACAAGGTGGTGGCTTTGACGAGAAAACAGCAGCCTCATATTTGGCTATTTATGGTTTACTGTTCACTGTTGGTCGTTTTGCTGGAACTGCGATCCTTCAATTTGTATCATCGCATAAACTGCTCGCCATTTATGCGGTAATCTCTATTTTATTGTGTTTGGTAGCCATATTAGGCAAAGGCTCTTATGTGGTTTATGCATTGGGTGCAATAGGATTTTTTATGTCGATTATGTTCCCAACCATTTTTGCATTAGGAATAGATGGTATTGGCGACGATACCAAGCCAGGTTCGTCATGGTTAATCATGTCGATTGTTGGTGGCGCAATTTTACCATTTGGAATGGGAAGTTTAATCGATATGTATGGTGATAATATCCAGATCGGCTACAGCATTCCATTGGTATGTTTTTTAGTTATTCTTTATTTCGGTTTAAGAGGTTATAAAATCGCGCACAAATAA
- a CDS encoding DNA-binding protein, whose product MINFRYIQVLCIILIILNFSVNVFAQPNENAKPWVFWYWMHGGVSKAGITADLEAMKSSGIGGAYLMPIYGTNKPDVYPQPVVQLTPQWWQMVEFAMSEAKRLNLKLGMHVSDGFALAGGPWITPELSMQKLVWSKLNIKHTAAKINLTQPKYNENYYKDIAVFAYPSPTNAGISTRTVIPKITTSNGVDASGLIKPENTKNFGSNEPCYIQYEFEQPFTCRSITIKINGNNYQAHRLAIEVSNDGQVFRSIGRLTPPRHGWQDTDESVTHAIVPATAKFFRFIYDKSGAEPGSEDLDAAKWKPSLKLVNLELSSEAQINQFEGKNGSVWRVSERSTEAQIAKNLCIPLNKMINLTGKLNPDGSLNWKAPKGNWTILRIGHTSTGHTNATGGGGTGLECDKFNPEAVKLQFESWYGEALKHGGPEIAQKVLSVFHVDSWECGSQNWSPVFKAEFLKRRGYDLTPYLPIMTGLPVESAAVSENFLYDIRKTISELVVDQFYKTLAQLAKKKGLTFTAESVAPTMMSDGLMHYKMVDVPMGEFWLNSPTHDKPNDMLDAISSAHIYGKNIVQAEAFTTLRMDWNESPASMKTLQDRNYALGINKMVYHVFVHNPWMDKKPGMTLNGIGLYFQRDQTWWKPGKAWVDYAERTQNLLQQGKPVVDIAVFTGEELPRRSVLPDRLVETLPGIFGSDVVEAEKKRLANVGEPLRQIPAGVTHSANMADPENWVNPLRGYAYDSFNPDVLSTATVKDGQVVFESGASYKVLVIPGKMKMNPNDQYMSYATVKKIFELIIAGANVIVADKPLYQNGLQHVSQSAFSSAVDEIWKNNFHEINNNNHSVLMKIMDKGNLFKAPFNTDNFKLLGIEPDFYVTEANSNSEPITYAKKVAYTHRKTDKKDIYFISNQEAKERNLWFSFRVTNKIPQVYDAVADKLTDVNNWSSERGRTGFTYKIAPNQSLFFLFEKETTKTKLNNGNNWSTFKTIQDISKSWQVKFDTAYAGPSKPVIFNDLSDWTLNTDSLVKYYSGTAVYTKNFTFNGDLKGKIWIDLGEFSSIAEVKVNGINCGTLWTAPHRLEISKALKKGENQITIEVTNTWANRLIGDQHIPENKRMTNTNAPFRLEGKPLNPAGLLGPVVIQVEEL is encoded by the coding sequence ATGATAAATTTTAGATATATCCAGGTTTTATGCATTATACTGATCATTCTTAACTTTTCAGTAAATGTTTTTGCGCAACCAAATGAAAATGCTAAACCCTGGGTATTTTGGTATTGGATGCATGGCGGAGTATCTAAGGCGGGAATTACCGCTGATTTAGAAGCCATGAAAAGCTCGGGCATAGGTGGTGCCTATTTAATGCCTATTTATGGCACCAATAAACCTGATGTATATCCACAGCCAGTGGTTCAGCTTACCCCGCAATGGTGGCAAATGGTCGAATTTGCGATGAGCGAAGCTAAACGATTAAACCTGAAATTAGGCATGCACGTAAGTGATGGTTTCGCCTTGGCAGGAGGGCCATGGATTACACCAGAACTTTCTATGCAGAAACTTGTTTGGTCTAAGCTAAACATCAAGCATACAGCAGCTAAAATCAATTTAACTCAACCAAAGTATAACGAGAATTATTATAAAGATATTGCTGTTTTTGCTTACCCGTCTCCTACAAATGCAGGTATTTCAACTAGGACAGTTATTCCCAAAATAACAACAAGCAATGGCGTTGATGCCTCAGGTTTAATTAAACCCGAAAACACTAAAAACTTTGGTTCAAATGAACCATGTTACATTCAATATGAGTTTGAGCAACCGTTTACCTGTCGCAGTATAACCATTAAAATCAATGGCAATAATTATCAGGCACATCGTTTGGCCATCGAAGTGAGTAATGATGGTCAGGTTTTTCGTTCAATAGGCAGATTAACGCCCCCCCGCCATGGCTGGCAAGATACCGACGAAAGTGTAACGCATGCTATTGTGCCGGCAACAGCTAAATTTTTCAGGTTTATTTACGATAAAAGTGGCGCTGAACCTGGATCAGAAGATTTAGATGCCGCCAAATGGAAGCCATCATTAAAACTGGTGAATTTGGAGTTATCTTCAGAAGCACAGATTAATCAGTTTGAAGGTAAAAACGGTTCGGTATGGCGGGTAAGTGAAAGAAGTACCGAAGCTCAAATTGCAAAGAATTTATGCATTCCGTTAAATAAAATGATCAATTTAACAGGTAAATTGAATCCTGACGGAAGTTTAAACTGGAAAGCACCAAAAGGCAACTGGACCATTTTAAGGATTGGCCATACTTCAACCGGGCATACCAATGCCACAGGCGGTGGTGGAACCGGTTTAGAGTGTGATAAATTTAATCCGGAGGCCGTAAAACTACAATTCGAAAGCTGGTACGGCGAAGCACTAAAACATGGCGGACCTGAAATCGCTCAAAAGGTTTTAAGTGTTTTTCATGTAGATAGCTGGGAGTGCGGTAGCCAAAATTGGTCGCCTGTATTTAAAGCCGAGTTTTTAAAGCGCAGAGGTTACGATTTAACACCTTACCTGCCCATTATGACCGGATTACCGGTAGAAAGTGCAGCTGTATCTGAAAACTTCCTTTATGATATAAGAAAAACCATCTCCGAGTTAGTTGTTGATCAGTTTTATAAAACCTTGGCGCAATTAGCCAAAAAGAAAGGTTTAACATTTACGGCCGAAAGTGTGGCGCCGACCATGATGAGCGATGGTTTAATGCATTATAAAATGGTGGATGTGCCCATGGGCGAATTTTGGCTGAACAGTCCCACACACGACAAACCAAATGATATGCTCGACGCGATTTCAAGTGCGCATATTTATGGTAAAAACATTGTTCAGGCTGAGGCTTTTACCACTTTAAGAATGGATTGGAACGAAAGTCCGGCGAGTATGAAAACCTTACAAGACCGAAATTATGCACTCGGCATCAATAAAATGGTATACCATGTTTTCGTTCATAATCCATGGATGGATAAAAAGCCAGGCATGACCCTCAATGGCATTGGTTTGTACTTTCAGCGCGATCAAACCTGGTGGAAACCAGGGAAGGCCTGGGTAGATTATGCAGAACGTACACAAAACCTGCTGCAACAAGGCAAACCGGTAGTGGATATTGCTGTTTTCACGGGCGAAGAATTACCACGCCGTTCAGTATTGCCTGATCGACTGGTTGAAACCCTACCCGGCATCTTTGGATCCGATGTAGTAGAGGCAGAAAAGAAACGTCTCGCCAATGTCGGTGAACCGTTAAGACAAATTCCAGCTGGCGTAACACATTCAGCAAACATGGCCGATCCTGAAAATTGGGTAAATCCGCTGCGCGGTTATGCATACGATAGTTTTAATCCAGATGTGTTAAGCACGGCTACAGTAAAAGACGGTCAAGTGGTTTTCGAAAGTGGGGCATCCTACAAAGTTTTGGTCATCCCGGGTAAAATGAAAATGAACCCGAATGATCAGTATATGAGTTATGCAACTGTAAAAAAAATATTTGAATTAATTATAGCGGGCGCTAATGTGATTGTAGCAGACAAGCCTTTGTATCAAAATGGTTTACAACATGTTAGTCAATCTGCATTTAGCTCGGCAGTGGATGAAATTTGGAAGAATAATTTTCATGAGATAAATAATAATAATCATTCTGTTTTAATGAAAATAATGGATAAAGGAAATCTGTTTAAAGCTCCTTTTAATACCGATAATTTTAAACTTTTAGGAATTGAACCAGATTTTTATGTAACGGAAGCTAATTCGAACAGTGAGCCAATTACTTATGCAAAAAAAGTTGCTTATACTCACAGGAAAACTGATAAAAAGGATATCTATTTTATTTCAAATCAAGAGGCTAAAGAAAGAAATTTATGGTTTTCATTCCGTGTAACCAATAAAATACCACAAGTTTATGATGCTGTTGCCGATAAGTTAACTGACGTTAATAATTGGTCGAGCGAAAGGGGACGAACAGGCTTTACGTATAAAATCGCGCCTAATCAAAGTTTGTTTTTTCTCTTTGAAAAAGAAACCACAAAAACTAAACTTAATAATGGCAACAACTGGTCAACTTTCAAAACCATCCAGGATATTTCCAAATCATGGCAAGTCAAATTCGATACCGCATATGCCGGACCATCAAAGCCTGTCATTTTTAACGACTTATCCGACTGGACATTAAATACCGATAGCCTGGTTAAATATTATTCCGGAACAGCTGTGTACACCAAGAACTTCACTTTTAATGGAGATCTTAAAGGTAAAATCTGGATTGATTTAGGTGAGTTCTCCAGCATTGCAGAAGTAAAGGTAAATGGTATAAACTGCGGTACACTTTGGACTGCCCCACATCGTCTGGAAATTAGTAAAGCCTTAAAGAAAGGAGAAAACCAGATTACTATCGAAGTAACCAATACCTGGGCTAACCGTTTAATCGGCGATCAGCATATTCCTGAAAATAAAAGAATGACCAATACAAATGCACCTTTCCGGTTAGAAGGAAAGCCGTTAAATCCAGCCGGATTGTTAGGCCCGGTAGTGATTCAAGTGGAGGAATTATAG
- a CDS encoding ATP-binding protein → MNALKINLSLALLTIVLCLNAQEKALVNNSNSPYAKLHSINMTDVTWTKGFWADRFKIATETMVPNMWAIYNDPKISHAFENFRIAAGLDTGSHSGPSFHDGDYYKTLEAVAALYASTKNPKLNEMMDQAIVVIGKSQREDGYIYTKAMIEQRKTGSKNQFQDRLSFESYNIGHLMTAGCIHYRATGKTTLLNIAKKATDYLYNFYKSASPTLARNAICPSHYMGVIEMYRTTKDPRYLELAKHLIAIKGKIDDGTDDNQDRIPFLQQTKAMGHAVRANYLYAGVADLYTETGKDSLLNTLNLMWDDVNQHKMYITGGCGSLYDGTSPDGTSYNPADVQKIHQAFGRDYQLPNFTAHNETCANIGNVLWNWRMLQITADAKYADVMELALHNSVLSGISLDGKNFLYTNPLAQSNDLPFKQRWSKDRVPYITLSNCCPPNVVRTIAEVSDYAYSVSDKGLWFNLYGGNNLSTKLADGTKISLSEETNYPWDGRIKINIKETEPKAYSIFLRIPAWTHDAKITINGRAVNIKATSGTYADVNRIWKKGDVIELNLPMDATLIEANPLVEENRNQIAVKRGPVVYCLESTDLPGKSIFNAFVPTSTKFEAKSINIDGAEMMSLVGSAKIVEPNNWKNVLYRPIDYKNEEIQIKLVPYFAWGNRGHSEMSVWLPVSR, encoded by the coding sequence ATGAACGCATTAAAAATTAATTTATCCCTTGCTTTGCTAACCATAGTGCTCTGCTTAAATGCACAGGAAAAAGCCTTGGTAAACAATTCAAATTCACCCTACGCCAAATTGCACAGCATCAATATGACTGATGTAACCTGGACGAAGGGTTTTTGGGCAGATCGTTTCAAAATAGCTACCGAAACCATGGTACCCAATATGTGGGCCATTTATAACGATCCTAAAATCAGTCATGCTTTCGAAAATTTCAGAATTGCAGCAGGATTGGATACCGGATCTCATTCAGGCCCTTCTTTCCATGATGGCGATTACTACAAAACTTTGGAGGCTGTAGCTGCGCTTTATGCTTCAACCAAAAACCCAAAACTGAACGAAATGATGGATCAGGCCATTGTAGTGATCGGTAAATCGCAGCGTGAAGATGGATACATCTACACCAAGGCCATGATTGAGCAACGAAAAACCGGTTCTAAAAACCAGTTTCAGGATCGGTTAAGCTTTGAATCCTACAATATTGGCCATTTAATGACAGCTGGATGCATCCATTATCGCGCTACAGGTAAAACTACTTTACTTAACATCGCTAAAAAGGCAACCGATTATTTATACAACTTCTATAAATCGGCCTCACCTACATTAGCGAGAAATGCCATTTGTCCATCGCATTATATGGGCGTGATAGAAATGTACCGCACCACAAAAGACCCACGCTATCTGGAACTTGCTAAACATTTAATTGCCATTAAAGGTAAAATTGATGATGGAACAGACGATAATCAGGATCGGATTCCATTTTTACAGCAAACTAAAGCCATGGGACATGCTGTAAGGGCAAATTATCTTTACGCTGGTGTGGCCGACCTTTATACCGAAACGGGTAAAGACTCGCTATTAAATACCTTAAATTTGATGTGGGATGATGTAAATCAACACAAAATGTATATTACAGGTGGCTGTGGCTCACTATACGATGGTACTTCGCCAGATGGTACGTCTTACAATCCCGCAGATGTGCAGAAAATTCACCAGGCATTTGGCCGCGATTACCAGTTACCCAATTTCACTGCGCATAACGAAACCTGTGCCAATATTGGCAACGTACTTTGGAACTGGCGAATGCTGCAGATTACAGCAGATGCCAAATATGCTGATGTGATGGAACTGGCTTTACATAACAGCGTTTTATCAGGAATCAGTTTAGATGGAAAGAACTTTTTGTATACCAATCCATTAGCTCAATCGAATGATTTACCTTTTAAACAACGCTGGTCGAAAGATAGAGTACCCTATATAACCTTATCAAACTGCTGCCCGCCGAACGTGGTACGTACCATTGCTGAAGTAAGTGATTACGCTTATAGTGTTTCTGATAAAGGACTGTGGTTTAATTTATATGGAGGTAATAACTTAAGTACTAAATTAGCTGATGGAACAAAGATTTCATTATCGGAAGAAACCAATTATCCATGGGATGGAAGGATAAAAATCAACATCAAAGAAACGGAACCTAAGGCTTATTCAATTTTTTTGAGAATCCCGGCGTGGACACATGATGCAAAAATTACGATCAACGGAAGAGCTGTAAATATTAAGGCCACTTCGGGTACCTATGCAGATGTTAATCGTATCTGGAAAAAAGGAGATGTAATCGAGTTAAACCTGCCTATGGATGCCACACTGATCGAGGCCAATCCCCTGGTGGAAGAAAACAGAAACCAGATCGCCGTAAAACGTGGCCCGGTTGTTTATTGTTTAGAATCGACAGATCTACCTGGAAAAAGTATTTTCAATGCTTTTGTGCCTACCTCAACTAAGTTCGAGGCAAAGTCGATAAATATCGATGGGGCTGAAATGATGAGTCTGGTCGGTAGCGCAAAAATAGTGGAACCGAACAACTGGAAAAATGTGTTATACCGTCCGATTGACTATAAAAACGAAGAAATACAAATAAAGCTGGTACCGTATTTTGCCTGGGGAAACAGAGGACATTCAGAAATGTCGGTATGGTTGCCGGTGAGTAGATAA